From a region of the Wolbachia endosymbiont (group B) of Gerris lacustris genome:
- a CDS encoding malic enzyme-like NAD(P)-binding protein: MSNDLDNIAKQEALKYHNRNSKPGKVSIIPTKPLSTQHDLSLAYSPGVAVPCLEIVKNPEAVYDYTAKSNYVAVISNGTAVLGLGNIGPLASKPVMEGKAVLFKRFADIDAIDIEVDTENIEDFINAVRYLGPSWGGINLEDIRSPDCFIIEKRLNELMDIPVFHDDQHGTAVVVAAGIENALDIVGKKLGNVKIIMNGAGAAGIACLEILKSMGAKNIVLCDKQGVIHKDRKEDMNEWKEKYAVDTKERSLLDAIKDADIFIGLSAKDVLSEEMLKSMGKDPIIFALANPDPEVRPEFAKSVRPDAIIATGRSDYNNQVNNVMGFPYIFRGALDVHATTINDEMKIAAADAIAKLARESVPSEISAAYGGRKMSYGREYIIPTPFDPRLISIVSPAVAKAAITSGVARKEIEDWDKYESQLKSRLASALNTLNLLSSQ; this comes from the coding sequence ATGAGTAATGATTTAGATAATATTGCAAAACAAGAGGCACTTAAGTATCACAATAGGAATAGTAAACCTGGTAAAGTATCGATCATACCAACAAAACCCTTGTCTACACAGCATGATCTATCACTTGCTTATTCCCCTGGTGTTGCAGTCCCATGCCTTGAAATAGTTAAAAATCCTGAGGCTGTTTATGATTACACGGCAAAAAGCAATTATGTAGCTGTTATTTCAAATGGCACCGCAGTACTGGGACTTGGTAATATTGGTCCTCTTGCTTCAAAGCCTGTCATGGAAGGCAAAGCTGTTTTATTTAAGCGTTTTGCTGACATTGATGCGATAGATATAGAAGTTGACACAGAAAACATAGAAGATTTCATCAATGCAGTAAGGTATCTTGGTCCAAGTTGGGGAGGAATAAATCTAGAAGATATAAGATCCCCCGATTGTTTCATAATAGAGAAACGTCTAAATGAATTGATGGATATTCCGGTTTTTCACGATGATCAACACGGAACTGCAGTGGTTGTTGCAGCTGGTATAGAAAATGCCCTCGATATTGTTGGAAAGAAATTAGGAAATGTAAAGATCATCATGAATGGTGCTGGAGCAGCTGGTATTGCGTGTTTGGAAATACTGAAGTCTATGGGTGCTAAGAACATAGTACTATGTGACAAACAAGGAGTAATACACAAAGACAGAAAAGAGGACATGAATGAGTGGAAGGAAAAGTATGCAGTTGACACTAAAGAACGCTCTCTACTCGATGCCATAAAAGACGCTGATATATTCATTGGACTATCTGCAAAGGATGTGCTCAGCGAAGAGATGTTAAAAAGCATGGGTAAAGACCCAATCATTTTTGCTCTTGCTAACCCTGATCCAGAAGTAAGGCCTGAATTTGCAAAATCTGTAAGGCCAGATGCAATAATTGCAACTGGTAGGTCAGACTATAACAACCAAGTCAATAACGTAATGGGATTTCCTTACATATTCAGAGGAGCACTCGACGTACATGCAACAACAATAAATGATGAAATGAAAATTGCTGCAGCAGATGCAATAGCAAAGCTTGCCCGCGAATCAGTGCCAAGTGAGATATCTGCAGCCTATGGCGGTCGTAAAATGAGCTATGGACGTGAATATATAATACCTACTCCATTTGATCCAAGATTAATTTCTATAGTATCTCCTGCTGTTGCAAAAGCTGCAATTACCTCAGGTGTGGCAAGAAAGGAAATAGAGGACTGGGATAAGTATGAAAGTCAATTAAAATCTCGTCTTGCTAGTGCTCTCAATACTCTCAATTTATTGTCTTCACAATAA
- the pgsA gene encoding CDP-diacylglycerol--glycerol-3-phosphate 3-phosphatidyltransferase, with protein MFKKNLPNLLTISRALAIPAIILSFYIEGKYASLVTILVFMFACITDFFDGYLARAWKVQSNFGKLFDPIADKLVVVSTIIMLVYKQKIDDVTIIPSVIIVCREILVSGLREFLIATNVSLPVSKAGKIKTFLQMIAVVALVMSDYEKIRYAGVICLWAAAVMTMWSGYNYVLAGIKQID; from the coding sequence ATGTTTAAAAAAAATCTACCTAATTTACTCACAATTTCTCGTGCGCTCGCAATACCAGCAATAATACTAAGCTTCTATATAGAAGGTAAGTATGCAAGCTTAGTAACAATATTGGTCTTTATGTTTGCGTGCATTACAGATTTTTTTGATGGTTATTTAGCTCGTGCATGGAAAGTCCAATCGAATTTTGGCAAGTTATTTGATCCAATTGCCGATAAATTAGTAGTAGTTTCAACAATAATTATGCTAGTTTATAAGCAAAAAATAGATGATGTTACAATCATACCGTCAGTTATAATTGTTTGTAGAGAGATATTAGTTTCAGGTCTGCGGGAGTTCTTAATAGCTACAAACGTTAGCCTACCTGTGAGCAAGGCTGGAAAAATCAAAACATTTTTGCAGATGATTGCTGTGGTAGCGCTAGTAATGAGTGATTATGAGAAAATTCGATATGCAGGTGTGATTTGCTTATGGGCTGCAGCTGTTATGACTATGTGGTCAGGCTATAATTACGTTCTAGCTGGCATCAAACAGATTGACTAA
- the bamD gene encoding outer membrane protein assembly factor BamD — MYKTLIICFFLLTCSFTQSYANDLEHTEAELYEEAVKLYDQKKYKQAIRAFKKIEDLYPLSYWAMKAKLLSGISYYNMGNYSSAASDMDDYIYVYSNGEDLPYVYYLRVLSYYMQINKVQLGQQIAYKTLELATEYINLFPNSEYIEEIKEKEKLITEHISKKEYSIGEFYLKRGEYLAAIKRFQNMTSDKDSKYFSRVIHYLVAAHLALGLDLEAEQYENMLAEGIKG; from the coding sequence ATGTATAAGACTTTAATCATATGCTTTTTTCTTCTGACTTGCTCCTTTACGCAGTCGTATGCGAATGATCTTGAACACACCGAAGCTGAACTATATGAGGAGGCAGTTAAGCTTTATGATCAGAAAAAATATAAACAAGCTATTAGAGCATTTAAAAAGATAGAGGATTTGTATCCTTTATCTTATTGGGCAATGAAAGCAAAATTATTATCTGGAATTTCTTACTATAATATGGGTAATTACAGCAGTGCTGCAAGTGATATGGATGATTATATATACGTTTATTCAAATGGTGAAGATTTGCCATATGTATATTACTTAAGAGTATTATCTTATTATATGCAAATTAACAAAGTGCAGCTTGGGCAACAAATTGCATATAAAACTTTAGAGCTAGCTACTGAATATATTAATCTTTTTCCGAATAGCGAATATATAGAAGAGATCAAAGAAAAAGAAAAATTAATCACAGAACACATATCAAAAAAAGAGTATTCTATTGGTGAGTTTTACCTAAAGCGTGGTGAATATTTAGCAGCAATCAAGCGTTTTCAAAATATGACAAGCGATAAAGATTCTAAATATTTTTCTAGAGTTATTCATTATTTAGTAGCGGCTCACTTAGCTCTTGGCCTTGACTTAGAAGCTGAGCAGTATGAAAATATGCTAGCAGAAGGTATAAAAGGTTGA
- a CDS encoding BolA/IbaG family iron-sulfur metabolism protein: MTITIHELEKIIKQSFPDADIKIKDLAGDDDHYHLKITSKSFSKKTKIEQHRMVYKALEGQSIHALQLETSA, translated from the coding sequence ATGACTATTACAATTCACGAGTTAGAAAAAATTATCAAACAGTCATTTCCTGATGCTGATATAAAGATCAAGGACCTTGCTGGAGATGATGATCACTACCATTTAAAAATAACTTCCAAGTCTTTTTCCAAAAAGACAAAAATAGAACAACACAGAATGGTATATAAGGCTCTTGAAGGTCAGTCTATACATGCATTGCAATTAGAAACTAGCGCTTAA
- the grxD gene encoding Grx4 family monothiol glutaredoxin yields the protein MNNFEQIKKDIAENDVVLYMKGTSDFPQCGFSGLVVSILKKLNVKFKCINVLENDEIRQSIKSFSDWPTIPQLYIKGEFIGGCDIAREMYENGELQNLLKEKKVIAE from the coding sequence ATGAACAATTTTGAACAAATAAAAAAAGACATAGCAGAAAACGATGTAGTGCTATATATGAAAGGCACCTCTGACTTTCCTCAATGCGGATTCTCTGGGCTCGTCGTGTCAATTCTCAAAAAATTGAATGTAAAGTTTAAATGCATCAACGTACTTGAGAATGATGAAATACGTCAGTCCATAAAAAGTTTTTCTGATTGGCCAACAATCCCACAATTATATATAAAGGGAGAGTTTATTGGTGGCTGTGATATCGCTCGTGAGATGTATGAAAACGGTGAATTACAAAATTTGTTAAAAGAAAAAAAGGTTATTGCAGAGTAA